One genomic segment of Rhizobium viscosum includes these proteins:
- a CDS encoding DUF882 domain-containing protein, translating into MSLHQAIAAIPATAFAWFLSVVARRVAIVAAFVFAVIAGSGEAAAEDRALKLYFTHTGERATIVFKRNGKYDQRGLNQINRFLRDWRRNEPARMDPRLLDLVWEVYRKSGAKETIHVVSAYRSPATNNMLRNRSRNTGVAKRSQHMLGKAMDFYIPGVKLATLRALAMQMQVGGVGYYPTSGSPFVHLDVGNVRAWPRMSRQELARLFPDGRTIHLPADGRPLPGYQVALAERKKGIRSAPIEIAASEDEDDDAPVTPKAAAPALLTARAAPVKAPDPVVTGSLVTAMLPTPQKRAEIGLAPQLAKPEDKAVADRAFADLASLTVPLPVLRPVEIEAVESETPAPVPAVAPVLASVQPAPADFTRFVVGRKPANTSGIADRLTHPAPTAEQIAVLPVSASEHVSGGVGEMSARALIAWAVRSPETSVELTAPAMIGNTYPKGGGEGRTVASGVAGAAGTSFKTSRLGTEG; encoded by the coding sequence GTGTCCCTTCATCAAGCCATCGCCGCCATTCCGGCAACCGCGTTCGCGTGGTTTCTGTCTGTCGTCGCCCGTCGTGTGGCGATTGTTGCGGCCTTCGTTTTCGCTGTCATTGCCGGATCGGGCGAGGCGGCGGCGGAGGATCGGGCGCTGAAACTCTACTTCACGCATACGGGCGAGCGGGCGACGATCGTCTTCAAGCGCAACGGCAAATACGATCAGCGCGGGCTGAACCAGATCAACCGTTTCCTGCGTGACTGGCGGCGCAACGAGCCTGCCAGGATGGATCCGCGTCTGCTTGATCTCGTCTGGGAAGTCTATCGCAAGAGCGGGGCGAAGGAGACAATCCACGTCGTTTCGGCCTATCGCTCGCCGGCCACCAACAACATGCTGCGCAACCGCTCGCGCAATACCGGTGTCGCCAAGCGCAGCCAGCACATGCTCGGCAAGGCGATGGATTTCTATATCCCGGGCGTCAAGCTTGCGACGCTGCGTGCGCTTGCCATGCAGATGCAGGTCGGCGGGGTCGGCTATTATCCGACGTCGGGTTCGCCCTTCGTGCATCTCGATGTCGGCAATGTGCGCGCCTGGCCGCGCATGTCGCGCCAGGAGCTGGCGCGGCTGTTCCCTGACGGGCGTACCATCCACCTGCCGGCGGACGGACGTCCGCTGCCGGGCTATCAGGTAGCGCTTGCCGAGCGCAAGAAGGGCATCCGCTCCGCGCCGATAGAGATTGCCGCAAGTGAGGATGAGGATGACGATGCGCCCGTAACGCCAAAGGCAGCGGCACCGGCCCTGCTGACGGCACGCGCAGCACCTGTGAAGGCACCTGATCCCGTCGTGACCGGAAGCCTTGTCACCGCCATGCTGCCGACGCCGCAGAAGCGGGCAGAGATCGGACTGGCGCCGCAGCTTGCCAAGCCGGAGGACAAGGCGGTTGCCGACCGGGCCTTTGCCGATCTTGCCTCACTGACCGTTCCGCTGCCGGTGCTGCGGCCTGTTGAAATCGAGGCCGTGGAAAGCGAGACGCCCGCACCTGTGCCCGCGGTTGCGCCGGTTCTGGCATCCGTCCAGCCGGCCCCGGCTGATTTCACGCGCTTCGTCGTCGGTCGCAAGCCGGCCAATACTTCAGGTATCGCCGACCGGCTGACCCATCCCGCACCGACGGCCGAGCAGATCGCGGTGTTGCCGGTCTCCGCGTCGGAGCATGTCTCGGGCGGCGTCGGCGAGATGTCGGCACGAGCGCTGATTGCCTGGGCGGTACGGTCACCGGAAACGTCAGTTGAACTCACGGCGCCTGCCATGATCGGCAATACCTATCCGAAGGGGGGCGGCGAGGGCAGGACGGTTGCCTCAGGTGTGGCTGGTGCCGCTGGAACCAGCTTCAAGACCAGCCGTCTCGGCACTGAGGGCTGA